The Nymphaea colorata isolate Beijing-Zhang1983 chromosome 5, ASM883128v2, whole genome shotgun sequence DNA segment gcttctttcttctcccctgCTTCTCCTTGTCTCCCCTCTCCAACCCAAGGGCAGCCGCTCTTCTCCTCTTCCGGTACCTGATCCCGCAGGCGTTACACAGAGACTGCAACGACCAAGAAAGAACAGCACGAAGATGAATCAAAGGGAAGGAATTCAGAAACCAGAGACCGAGAAAACGATCGAATGGAGGAAAGTATGAAACCTTAGGCCCTTGAGGTCCGCTCCTCCACAGCGGAGTTTTAGTAGTTTGGCAGTCCACACAGGCCCTGGAAACTCCACTCATCCTGCCGTCTTCTCCCCAACACTCCTCCCTGACGACGATCTTCTCCTTGAAATCGGCAGTATCGGAGGCCTGATTAATAAACACGAGTAAGTAAGATgactaaaaaaggaaaaggagaagaacagggaaagaaagaaaaaaaaaaatcactacccagaaaaatattagaaagaaTCGACGAGACCAACCTCACAAGGATCAAGATTGAGATCTATTGCGCCGTGTTCATCGAACGGATGGTACATCTCTGATGAGACAAACTCAGAGATAGATGGGAAGTGAATGTGAGGGGATCGAGTGAGGAAGATCAACCTGTAGGGGACACCAACAAGGGAGATCTCAACAGAGGTGGAGATCTAAGTAGGGCTCCCGTAAGAGAAGGACACTGTGCATCGGCAGAGGGAGATCTTACGCAGAAGCAGAAACATCACATCGCCACCAGCGAGGAAAGGGAACTGGCGAGGCGTACTCTTTTATAGGCAGGCTAACTGGCCGAGAGCAAGCAaggattctttcttttcttcaagggagagagaaagcgaggAAGATAATTTCTTATAAAGAAATGCCCTGCTCTACGAGTCTGCACCCTTTTATGGAAAGTTTTCCTGTCCTCCCCGCCTGGTTTGTTTATTTACACGACGTTTCCATTCCCACAGACGCACCGATCGAGAGAAGTTACCGGCGGCGCTAGCCGAGTCTCGGCCGCCGAGACGCGCGTTGAGTCGTCGGTACCCCTCGAAATGAATCGGACTTGTCTATTTCAATGATAAATCTTCAATCGAACTAAAAAGCCACTTTAGTGAATACATATAAATGTTCATGGAGCCAAACCTCTCGCAATCAGTCCTAAGGGCAACGAAAGAAGAAGCTTTTTCATTACTAAAACTGTGTTTCTCTCgtttgaaaacttgaaaattttgttgatcttttttttcatttaattcatGAAGTTCTAAGTTTGTACTTACATGTTTATTATAGTTAACGAATAAATGTCTATAGCATAGTTGATCGAGTTGAAGAGTAAAAAAAGCGATATAGATATAGAGTGCGTCATTGATTCACTTTATTTGGAAATAAAGAGCTGCCGCGCAATAATGATGTGGGTGAGCTATGCTACTGGTGGACATGCATTAATCATATATTAAGCACCAAAGCAAGCTAAAAACAATGTTAAGCACCGAGTCGGTTTCCGTTTAATCCTATATCAGCACCGACTCGGTTTCCGGTACAAGACCTGCGGAACCGAGAGGAAGGCGTTAATGTTCCCAAGGGGGGCATCAGTAATTCCCCTAAAATGTACGCACAtgagagaaaaaggaacaaaatgaGGACGCGATCTGGTAAAATAGAGACTGGCCAACATGAGGCCAAGCAATGAGGGGCCACGTCAGATGGACACGTGGCAAACGAAGAAAATGAGACAAAATCGGACCTTATTCGTCCTGATAACGAAAGGTCAGTTGGGAGAAGTTAACAGAAGAATCGCACCCGTTCCTTCTAAGAACGGTTCCCCGTTTTACCCTCGCAAGCGGTGGAGTTCGACGCAGGTGCTGGTGTAAATAACGAGAAAACGGAGGCTGTAAAGTTTGTCATGAGGGGGGGGATGGAGCTCTCTGGACGTCGGCTCTGCAGGCTTTTGGagtcttcacaaaaaaaaaaaaggtttttatatttaaataatgatttataaataatattttacgTTCTACGAAAACGGGAATTAGT contains these protein-coding regions:
- the LOC116254788 gene encoding GATA transcription factor 23-like → MYHPFDEHGAIDLNLDPCEASDTADFKEKIVVREECWGEDGRMSGVSRACVDCQTTKTPLWRSGPQGPKSLCNACGIRYRKRRRAAALGLERGDKEKQGRRKKLGLSLKLRLLGKEEEEAAVLLMALSCGCVYA